One genomic segment of Amycolatopsis sp. Hca4 includes these proteins:
- a CDS encoding penicillin-binding transpeptidase domain-containing protein, with translation MSARRHRALAALLLLVAATTAGCSGDGPEDALSAFLDAVASGDVATAAANTDSPDAAKTVLSQVRGVLDPEALEVDDEEVKQPDGDVVTAGYRLTWHLQHGRTWSYRADAQLRAAETGWQVHWQPTVVHPQLAVGQTLGLLPQLPETAPVLDRDGVALMRPQTVIGVVVDPQKTGDVSAVAGTLAKALHRYEPSVTGRSVLDGMNKTKPGDAYPVITLRAGDYQRVKPVIYDLPGVRFASQERLLPVTRGSGQQVLPGIRALVEQQLAGAAGWRIVTRDVTGGEAAELKAEPPRPAPAVTSTLSAKVQAAAEKALETEPYSAALVAIQPSSGDILAVAQNDAADEEGSLALSGRYPPGSTFKIVTAAAALATGDTEADSPVDCPGSTTIENRVVPNEGRFDLGRVPLKTAFARSCNTTFARLAAGLPGSALTDTARSFGLGADFVVPGLTTVTGDVPASDSAVQRAENGFGQGTVLTSPFGMALVAATVQAGKVPSPSIVKGMPATTKNVGDPPSQEVLDALRGMMREVVTSGTATGLRDIPDVAGKTGTAQFGDGSRSHGWFVGYRGDLAFAVLLTDAGSSKPAVQAAHRFLAGIG, from the coding sequence ATGAGTGCACGTCGACACCGTGCTCTCGCGGCGCTGCTGCTGCTCGTCGCCGCGACCACGGCCGGGTGCTCGGGCGACGGTCCCGAGGACGCCCTCTCGGCCTTCCTGGACGCCGTCGCGTCCGGGGACGTCGCCACCGCGGCGGCGAACACCGATTCGCCCGACGCCGCGAAGACCGTGCTGAGCCAGGTCCGCGGCGTGCTCGACCCCGAGGCCCTCGAGGTCGACGACGAAGAGGTGAAGCAGCCGGACGGCGACGTCGTGACCGCCGGCTACCGGCTCACCTGGCACCTCCAGCACGGCCGCACCTGGTCCTACCGCGCCGACGCCCAGCTGCGGGCGGCCGAAACCGGCTGGCAGGTGCACTGGCAGCCGACGGTCGTGCACCCGCAGCTGGCCGTCGGCCAGACCCTCGGCCTGCTGCCGCAGCTGCCCGAGACGGCGCCGGTCCTCGACCGCGACGGGGTGGCGCTGATGCGCCCGCAGACCGTGATCGGGGTGGTCGTCGACCCGCAGAAGACGGGGGACGTGAGCGCCGTCGCGGGGACGCTGGCCAAGGCCCTGCACCGGTACGAGCCGTCGGTCACCGGCCGGTCCGTGCTGGACGGGATGAACAAGACCAAGCCCGGCGACGCCTACCCGGTGATCACCCTGCGCGCCGGGGACTACCAGCGGGTCAAGCCGGTGATCTACGACCTGCCCGGCGTCCGCTTCGCCAGCCAGGAGCGGCTGCTCCCGGTGACGCGCGGGTCCGGGCAGCAGGTCCTGCCGGGCATCCGCGCCCTGGTCGAGCAGCAGCTGGCCGGGGCGGCGGGCTGGCGGATCGTCACCCGCGACGTCACCGGCGGCGAGGCGGCCGAGCTCAAGGCCGAGCCGCCGCGGCCCGCGCCCGCCGTCACCAGCACGCTGAGCGCGAAGGTCCAGGCCGCCGCCGAGAAGGCCCTCGAAACCGAGCCGTACTCCGCCGCCCTGGTCGCGATCCAGCCCTCGAGCGGGGACATCCTCGCGGTCGCCCAGAACGACGCCGCCGACGAAGAGGGCTCGCTGGCGCTGTCCGGCCGCTACCCGCCGGGCTCGACGTTCAAGATCGTCACGGCCGCGGCCGCGCTGGCCACGGGTGACACCGAGGCGGACAGCCCGGTCGACTGCCCGGGCTCGACCACGATCGAAAACCGCGTCGTCCCGAACGAAGGCCGCTTCGACCTGGGCCGGGTGCCGCTGAAGACGGCGTTCGCGCGGTCCTGCAACACGACGTTCGCCCGGCTCGCCGCCGGCCTGCCGGGGTCGGCGCTCACCGACACCGCCCGCTCGTTCGGCCTCGGCGCCGACTTCGTCGTCCCGGGCCTGACCACGGTCACCGGGGACGTCCCGGCCAGCGACTCCGCCGTCCAGCGGGCGGAAAACGGCTTCGGCCAGGGCACGGTGCTGACCAGCCCGTTCGGGATGGCGCTGGTCGCGGCCACCGTGCAGGCCGGGAAGGTGCCGTCGCCGTCGATCGTCAAGGGCATGCCGGCGACGACGAAGAACGTCGGTGACCCGCCGTCGCAGGAGGTCCTCGACGCGCTGCGCGGGATGATGCGGGAGGTCGTCACCAGCGGCACCGCGACCGGGCTGCGGGACATCCCCGACGTCGCGGGCAAGACCGGCACCGCCCAGTTCGGCGACGGCTCCCGCTCGCACGGCTGGTTCGTCGGCTACCGCGGTGACCTGGCGTTCGCCGTCCTGCTGACCGACGCCGGGTCGTCCAAACCGGCGGTGCAGGCCGCGCACCGGTTCCTGGCGGGGATCGGCTGA
- the ispG gene encoding flavodoxin-dependent (E)-4-hydroxy-3-methylbut-2-enyl-diphosphate synthase yields MTVALGMPALPPPVLSERRKTRQLQVGTVGVGSDHPISVQSMTTTLTSDVNATLQQIAELTAAGCDIVRVACPSADDAEALPAIAKKSQIPVIADIHFQPKYVFAAIEAGCAAVRVNPGNIRKFDDQVKEIAQAAKDHGTPIRIGVNAGSLDKRIMDKYGKATPEALAESALWEASLFAEHDFHDIKISVKHNDPVVMVRAYELLAEQCDYPLHLGVTEAGPAFQGTIKSAVAFGALLRQGIGDTIRVSLSAPPVEEVKVGIQILQSLNLRPRKLEIVSCPSCGRAQVDVYTLAEQVTAGLEGMEIPLRVAVMGCVVNGPGEAREADLGVASGNGKGQIFVKGEVIKTVPEHAIVETLIEEAMRIAEEAGESLGEGAPVVTAG; encoded by the coding sequence GTGACCGTCGCACTCGGTATGCCCGCCCTGCCCCCGCCCGTCCTGTCCGAGCGCCGCAAGACCCGCCAGCTCCAGGTGGGTACGGTCGGCGTGGGCAGCGACCACCCGATTTCCGTCCAGTCGATGACGACGACACTCACCTCGGACGTCAACGCGACCCTGCAGCAGATCGCCGAGCTGACCGCGGCGGGCTGCGACATCGTCCGCGTGGCCTGCCCGTCGGCCGATGACGCCGAGGCGCTGCCCGCGATCGCGAAGAAGTCGCAGATCCCGGTGATCGCCGACATCCACTTCCAGCCGAAGTACGTCTTCGCCGCGATCGAGGCCGGCTGCGCCGCGGTGCGCGTGAACCCGGGCAACATCCGGAAGTTCGACGACCAGGTCAAGGAGATCGCCCAGGCCGCGAAGGACCACGGCACGCCGATCCGGATCGGCGTCAACGCCGGCTCGCTCGACAAGCGGATCATGGACAAGTACGGCAAGGCCACCCCCGAAGCGCTCGCGGAGTCGGCGCTGTGGGAGGCGTCGCTGTTCGCCGAGCACGACTTCCACGACATCAAGATCTCGGTGAAGCACAACGACCCGGTGGTCATGGTGCGCGCCTACGAGCTGCTGGCCGAGCAGTGCGACTACCCGCTGCACCTCGGGGTCACCGAGGCCGGCCCGGCGTTCCAGGGCACGATCAAGTCGGCGGTGGCCTTCGGTGCGCTGCTACGCCAGGGCATCGGCGACACGATCCGCGTCTCGCTGTCCGCGCCGCCGGTCGAAGAGGTCAAGGTCGGCATCCAGATCCTGCAGTCGCTGAACCTGCGGCCGCGGAAGCTGGAGATCGTGTCGTGCCCGTCGTGCGGGCGCGCGCAGGTGGACGTCTACACCCTCGCCGAGCAGGTCACGGCCGGGCTCGAGGGCATGGAGATCCCGCTGCGCGTGGCCGTCATGGGCTGCGTCGTGAACGGCCCGGGCGAGGCCCGCGAGGCCGACCTCGGTGTCGCTTCCGGCAACGGCAAGGGCCAGATCTTCGTCAAGGGCGAGGTCATCAAGACCGTGCCCGAGCACGCGATCGTCGAGACGCTCATCGAGGAGGCCATGCGCATCGCCGAAGAGGCGGGCGAATCCCTCGGTGAAGGTGCGCCGGTGGTCACGGCCGGCTGA
- a CDS encoding DUF2631 domain-containing protein: MAGKAVEKRRPEVDPRDEPSAAWGWHGSFPKATRIAGWVSAIILLVMIKGNHENNTENVWLVGLSLFLVLLLVLDIRKQRTAWRK; encoded by the coding sequence GTGGCAGGCAAGGCGGTCGAGAAGAGGCGGCCCGAGGTCGACCCGCGCGACGAGCCGTCCGCGGCCTGGGGCTGGCACGGCTCGTTCCCGAAGGCCACCCGCATCGCCGGCTGGGTCAGCGCGATCATCCTGCTGGTGATGATCAAGGGCAACCACGAGAACAACACCGAGAACGTGTGGCTGGTGGGCCTGTCGCTGTTCCTCGTGCTGCTGCTGGTGCTGGACATCCGCAAGCAGCGCACGGCCTGGCGCAAGTAG
- the map gene encoding type I methionyl aminopeptidase has protein sequence MSVRAPLVPGVQTPRRDVPSSIARPEYVDKPAPKRDTGNGVRTPEVIEKMRVAGRIAAQALEEGGKAVKPGATTDDIDKVVHEFLLDHHAYPSTLGYRRFPKSCCTSLNEVICHGIPDSTVIEDGDICNIDVTAFIGGVHGDTNATFLAGDVSEEVRLLVERTREATMRAIKAVRPGRQLNVIGRVIESYAKRFGYGVVRDFTGHGVGPAFHTPPTVLHYEEPSVDTIIEEGMTFTIEPMITLGTIDYDIWSDDWTVTTKDKKWTAQFEHTLVVTADGSEILTLP, from the coding sequence ATGTCCGTTCGTGCCCCGCTCGTTCCCGGCGTCCAGACGCCGCGCCGTGACGTCCCCAGTTCCATCGCCCGTCCCGAGTACGTGGACAAGCCGGCGCCGAAGCGGGACACCGGCAACGGCGTGCGCACGCCCGAGGTGATCGAGAAGATGCGGGTCGCCGGCCGCATCGCGGCGCAGGCACTGGAGGAAGGCGGCAAGGCCGTCAAGCCGGGCGCCACCACGGACGACATCGACAAGGTGGTGCACGAGTTCCTGCTCGACCACCACGCCTACCCCTCGACGCTGGGTTACCGCCGGTTCCCGAAGTCGTGCTGCACGTCGCTCAACGAGGTGATCTGCCACGGCATCCCGGACTCGACGGTGATCGAGGACGGTGACATCTGCAACATCGACGTCACCGCCTTCATCGGCGGCGTCCACGGCGACACGAACGCGACCTTCCTGGCCGGCGACGTCTCCGAGGAGGTCCGCCTGCTGGTGGAGCGCACCCGCGAGGCGACCATGCGGGCGATCAAGGCGGTCCGGCCGGGCCGTCAGCTCAACGTCATCGGCCGGGTGATCGAGTCCTACGCCAAGCGCTTCGGCTACGGCGTGGTCCGCGACTTCACCGGCCACGGCGTCGGCCCGGCGTTCCACACGCCGCCGACGGTCCTGCACTACGAAGAGCCCTCCGTCGACACGATCATCGAGGAGGGCATGACCTTCACGATCGAGCCGATGATCACCCTGGGCACCATCGACTACGACATCTGGTCCGACGACTGGACCGTCACCACGAAGGACAAGAAGTGGACGGCCCAGTTCGAGCACACCCTCGTGGTGACGGCCGACGGCAGCGAGATCCTCACGCTGCCCTGA
- a CDS encoding AraC family transcriptional regulator, whose translation MSVTWAIHEPHPVVRPLVTRYVGYAQDEVTLAVHRGLPSRHVTLVISLAGPVRMAGRSLQALVGGLHTSAVLIRQDRVQEGVQLELDPLGVRTLFGVTAAELSGEVADLADFGLGRLPDRLRELSWRERFALLDEVLAARAVEPVVPPPELGEAWRRLRGADGRVRVADLAGEVGWSRRHLGERFRAELGLAPKQAVRVLRFERAGRLLRRGHTDLAALAAECGFYDQAHLTNEWRALAGCTPGTWIAEELPFLQDQEAEVGRS comes from the coding sequence GTGAGCGTGACCTGGGCCATCCACGAGCCGCACCCGGTGGTGCGGCCCCTGGTCACGCGCTATGTCGGGTACGCGCAGGACGAGGTCACGCTGGCCGTCCACCGCGGCCTGCCGTCCCGGCACGTGACGCTCGTCATCAGTCTCGCCGGGCCGGTGCGCATGGCCGGGCGGAGCCTGCAGGCGCTGGTCGGCGGTCTCCACACGAGCGCGGTCCTGATCCGGCAGGACCGCGTGCAGGAGGGCGTTCAGCTGGAGCTCGACCCGCTGGGCGTGCGAACGCTCTTCGGGGTCACGGCGGCGGAGCTGAGCGGCGAGGTGGCCGACCTCGCCGACTTCGGCCTCGGCCGGCTGCCGGACCGGCTGCGGGAGCTGTCCTGGCGCGAGCGGTTCGCGCTGCTGGACGAGGTCCTGGCCGCCCGGGCCGTCGAGCCGGTGGTGCCGCCGCCCGAGCTGGGGGAGGCGTGGCGCCGGCTGCGGGGTGCGGACGGGCGGGTGCGCGTTGCGGACCTGGCCGGTGAGGTCGGCTGGAGCCGTCGTCACCTGGGTGAGCGCTTCCGCGCGGAGCTGGGGCTGGCGCCGAAGCAGGCGGTGCGGGTGCTGCGGTTCGAGCGGGCCGGGCGCCTGCTGCGGCGCGGGCACACGGACCTGGCGGCGCTGGCCGCGGAGTGCGGGTTCTACGACCAGGCGCACCTGACCAACGAGTGGCGCGCGCTCGCGGGCTGCACGCCGGGCACGTGGATCGCCGAGGAGCTCCCGTTCCTCCAAGACCAGGAGGCGGAGGTGGGGCGAAGCTGA
- the dxr gene encoding 1-deoxy-D-xylulose-5-phosphate reductoisomerase, whose amino-acid sequence MTTSRSVLVLGSTGSIGVQALDVAARNPHLFRVAGIAAGGADPAALAAQAIAHGVEAVAVTRATAAEDVQLALYAEAQKRGYAQGDFKLPRLFAGSDAVTELIDAVAVDTVLNALPGSRGLEPTLKALATGATLALANKESLIAGGPLVLAAAKPGQLVPVDSEHSAIAQALRAGHRSEVARLVLTASGGPFRGRKRADLAGVTVEQAMAHPTWSMGPLITINSATLVNKGLELIEAALLFDIEPEKIDVTVHPQSIVHSMVTFADGSTIAQASPPDMRLPIALALHWPDRVPGAAAACTWDTAATWTFEPLDNEAFPAVELARHCGGVGGCLPAVYNAANETLVAAFLAQNTGFTSIVDTVSEVVGAADEWRREPRDVEDVLAAERWARARAGSIIEGK is encoded by the coding sequence ATGACTACCTCGCGAAGCGTTCTCGTGCTCGGCTCGACCGGGTCCATCGGCGTGCAGGCCCTCGACGTCGCCGCGCGCAACCCGCACCTGTTCCGGGTCGCCGGGATCGCCGCCGGTGGGGCCGATCCGGCCGCTCTGGCCGCGCAGGCGATCGCCCACGGTGTCGAAGCCGTCGCCGTGACCAGGGCCACCGCCGCCGAGGATGTCCAGCTCGCGCTGTACGCCGAGGCGCAGAAGCGCGGGTACGCGCAGGGCGACTTCAAGCTCCCGAGGCTGTTCGCCGGCTCCGACGCCGTCACCGAGCTGATCGACGCCGTCGCCGTCGACACCGTCCTCAACGCGCTCCCGGGCTCCCGCGGCCTCGAGCCGACGCTCAAGGCGCTCGCCACGGGCGCCACCCTCGCCCTGGCCAACAAGGAGTCGCTCATCGCCGGGGGGCCGCTGGTGCTCGCCGCCGCCAAGCCCGGGCAGCTCGTGCCCGTCGACTCCGAGCACTCCGCCATCGCGCAGGCGCTGCGGGCCGGGCACCGCAGCGAGGTCGCCCGGCTCGTCCTCACCGCCTCCGGCGGCCCGTTCCGCGGCCGCAAGCGCGCCGACCTGGCCGGCGTCACCGTCGAGCAGGCGATGGCGCACCCGACCTGGTCCATGGGCCCGCTCATCACGATCAACTCCGCCACCCTGGTCAACAAGGGCCTGGAGCTGATCGAGGCGGCCCTGCTGTTCGACATCGAGCCGGAGAAGATCGACGTCACCGTGCACCCGCAGTCGATCGTGCACTCGATGGTGACCTTCGCCGACGGCTCGACGATCGCCCAGGCCAGCCCGCCCGACATGCGGCTGCCGATCGCGCTCGCGCTGCACTGGCCCGACCGGGTGCCCGGCGCCGCCGCCGCGTGCACCTGGGACACCGCCGCGACCTGGACGTTCGAGCCGCTGGACAACGAGGCGTTCCCCGCCGTGGAGCTGGCCCGCCACTGCGGCGGCGTGGGGGGCTGCCTGCCCGCGGTGTACAACGCCGCGAACGAGACGCTCGTCGCGGCCTTCCTCGCGCAGAACACCGGCTTCACGTCGATAGTGGACACTGTTTCCGAGGTGGTGGGAGCCGCCGACGAATGGCGTCGCGAACCACGCGACGTGGAGGACGTACTCGCGGCCGAGCGCTGGGCTCGTGCGCGGGCCGGTTCGATCATCGAGGGGAAGTAG
- a CDS encoding ABC transporter permease: protein MNAVQMAVTDGVTVAKRNSIKIVRSLDLLGSIVFTPVMFVLLFGYVFGSVIDIPGMSYREFMLPGIFVLAVAMGSIVTGYGLTDDLQKGIIDRFRSLPMSPAAVLIGRTTADLILNVTSLLIMGVVGLLVGWRIHTGVFEALGGVLLLLAFAYALSWVMGTLGLAVRKPEVFNNVSSVAIFPLTFLANTFVDSGRLPTPLRVIADWNPVSAITQASRELFGNTSAAMPVHDAWPMQHAILASVLWIALLLAIFVPLSVRCYKKATSH from the coding sequence ATGAACGCGGTGCAGATGGCCGTCACCGACGGCGTGACGGTGGCCAAGCGCAACTCGATCAAGATCGTCCGGTCGCTGGACCTGCTCGGGTCCATCGTGTTCACGCCGGTGATGTTCGTGCTGCTCTTCGGCTACGTGTTCGGCAGCGTGATCGACATCCCCGGGATGTCCTACCGCGAGTTCATGCTGCCGGGGATCTTCGTCCTTGCGGTGGCGATGGGCAGCATCGTCACCGGCTACGGCCTGACCGACGACCTGCAGAAGGGCATCATCGACCGGTTCCGGTCGCTGCCGATGTCCCCGGCCGCGGTGCTGATCGGCCGCACCACCGCCGACCTGATCCTCAACGTGACGAGCCTGCTCATCATGGGAGTCGTCGGCCTGCTGGTCGGCTGGCGCATCCACACCGGCGTCTTCGAGGCCCTCGGCGGCGTGCTCCTGCTGCTCGCCTTCGCCTACGCGCTGTCGTGGGTGATGGGGACGCTCGGCCTGGCCGTGCGCAAGCCCGAGGTGTTCAACAACGTCTCGAGCGTGGCGATCTTCCCGCTGACGTTCCTGGCCAACACGTTCGTCGACAGCGGCCGCCTGCCCACCCCGCTGCGGGTGATCGCGGACTGGAACCCGGTCTCGGCGATCACCCAGGCGTCCCGGGAGCTGTTCGGCAACACGAGCGCGGCCATGCCGGTGCACGACGCCTGGCCGATGCAGCACGCGATCCTCGCTTCGGTGCTGTGGATCGCGCTGCTGCTGGCGATCTTCGTGCCGCTGTCGGTGCGCTGCTACAAGAAGGCCACCAGCCACTGA
- a CDS encoding RIP metalloprotease, whose product MLAYIIGVVLFALGICVSVALHEAGHMVTAKAFGMKVRRYFVGFGPTVFSWRRGETEYGLKWIPLGGFCDIAGMTALDEVTPDEAPRAMWRFKTWKRTVVMSAGSITHFILGFVVLYLMAVTMGLPSLAAAAPTQPVLASTSCAVPTTSKEQAEAQAKNPTCPAGAPTPAKSAGLLPGDKVLTVGGKPVATWEEMLTAVQATSGPTVFEVQRGAERLRLTVDVPKVQRWNGKTVKEVGMIGATPEVPALTTQYGPVAAIGATFSFTGTMFAETAQRLVQFPERIPAVVTAIFGGERDPNTPVSVVGASRIGGEAVEQGIWVLFFFLLASLNFFIGVFNLLPLLPLDGGHIAVVWYERVRDWIRARRGKAAAGPVDYTKLSGITMVLVLIGGAVTLLTVTADIVNPIRIGQ is encoded by the coding sequence GTGCTCGCCTACATCATCGGTGTGGTGCTCTTCGCGCTGGGCATCTGTGTCTCGGTCGCGCTGCACGAAGCCGGCCACATGGTCACCGCCAAGGCCTTCGGCATGAAGGTCCGCCGGTACTTCGTCGGCTTCGGGCCGACGGTGTTCTCGTGGCGCCGCGGCGAGACCGAATACGGACTGAAGTGGATCCCGCTCGGCGGGTTCTGCGACATCGCCGGCATGACCGCGCTCGACGAGGTGACGCCGGACGAGGCGCCGCGCGCGATGTGGCGGTTCAAGACCTGGAAGCGCACCGTCGTGATGTCGGCCGGGTCGATCACCCACTTCATCCTCGGCTTCGTGGTCCTCTACCTGATGGCCGTGACCATGGGCCTGCCCAGCCTGGCGGCCGCCGCGCCGACCCAGCCGGTGCTGGCCTCGACCTCCTGCGCCGTCCCGACGACGTCGAAGGAGCAGGCCGAGGCCCAGGCCAAGAACCCGACCTGCCCGGCGGGGGCGCCCACCCCGGCGAAGTCGGCCGGGCTGCTGCCCGGTGACAAGGTGCTCACCGTCGGCGGGAAGCCGGTCGCGACCTGGGAGGAGATGCTGACGGCCGTGCAGGCCACCAGCGGCCCGACGGTGTTCGAGGTGCAGCGCGGCGCCGAGCGGCTCCGGCTCACCGTCGACGTGCCGAAGGTGCAGCGCTGGAACGGCAAGACCGTCAAGGAGGTCGGCATGATCGGCGCCACGCCCGAGGTGCCGGCGCTGACCACCCAGTACGGCCCGGTCGCCGCGATCGGCGCCACCTTCAGCTTCACCGGCACGATGTTCGCCGAGACGGCCCAGCGGCTCGTGCAGTTCCCCGAGCGCATCCCCGCCGTGGTCACCGCGATCTTCGGCGGCGAGCGCGACCCGAACACCCCGGTCAGCGTCGTCGGCGCGAGCCGGATCGGCGGCGAGGCCGTCGAGCAGGGCATCTGGGTGCTGTTCTTCTTCCTGCTGGCCAGCCTGAACTTCTTCATCGGCGTGTTCAACCTGCTGCCGCTGCTGCCGCTGGACGGCGGGCACATCGCGGTGGTCTGGTACGAGCGCGTCCGCGACTGGATCCGCGCCCGGCGCGGCAAGGCGGCCGCCGGTCCCGTCGACTACACGAAGCTGTCCGGCATCACGATGGTCCTGGTGCTCATCGGCGGCGCGGTGACCCTACTCACGGTGACCGCGGACATCGTCAACCCGATCCGGATCGGCCAATGA
- a CDS encoding VOC family protein has protein sequence MTPEPNVWPALRYDDAPAAIRFLVDVLGFTETLVVPDGDLIAHAELRRPEGGAVMLGSVRPPDGVHDAMKPGASAVYVVSDQVVEVYARAKAAGAEITAELTDTDDGSHTFSLRDPEGNAWTIGTYRGA, from the coding sequence ATGACTCCCGAACCGAACGTCTGGCCCGCCCTCCGGTACGACGACGCCCCGGCCGCGATCCGCTTCCTCGTCGACGTCCTGGGCTTCACCGAGACGCTGGTGGTCCCCGATGGCGACCTGATCGCGCACGCCGAGCTGCGCCGGCCCGAGGGCGGCGCGGTGATGCTGGGCAGCGTCCGCCCGCCGGACGGCGTCCACGATGCGATGAAGCCCGGCGCGTCCGCGGTGTACGTCGTGTCGGACCAGGTGGTCGAGGTCTACGCGCGGGCGAAGGCCGCGGGTGCGGAGATCACGGCCGAGCTGACGGACACCGACGACGGCTCGCACACGTTCAGCCTGCGCGATCCGGAAGGCAACGCCTGGACGATCGGCACTTACCGCGGCGCCTGA
- a CDS encoding ATP-binding cassette domain-containing protein yields MSDAIVAEGLVKKYGKVTALDGMSLSVPEGTVLGVLGPNGAGKTTTVQILTTLQKPDAGRATVAGFDVVQDAHELRSHIGASGQYAAVDQELTGAENLEMVGRLYHLGTKRAKARGRELLARFSLEDAADRPVKGYSGGMRRRLDLAGALVANPPVLFLDEPTTGLDPRARTELWDVITELVAGGTTLLLTTQYLEEADRLADSIAVVDHGRVIARGTADELKDLVGGERIELSVGTHDDVLVARRALARLASGEPQAEAFRLTVPVTHGAKALTEALAILAAEGVDVRDVGVRRPTLDDVFLTLTGHETAEPAEIAKEAV; encoded by the coding sequence ATGTCAGACGCCATCGTGGCCGAGGGGCTGGTCAAGAAGTACGGGAAGGTCACCGCGCTCGACGGGATGAGCCTGTCGGTGCCGGAGGGCACGGTGCTGGGGGTGCTCGGACCGAACGGCGCCGGGAAGACCACCACCGTCCAGATCCTCACGACGCTGCAGAAGCCGGACGCGGGCCGCGCGACGGTCGCCGGGTTCGACGTCGTGCAGGACGCGCACGAACTGCGCTCGCACATCGGCGCTTCGGGGCAGTACGCCGCCGTCGACCAGGAGCTGACCGGGGCGGAGAACCTGGAGATGGTCGGCAGGCTGTACCACCTGGGCACCAAGCGGGCCAAGGCCCGCGGCCGGGAGCTGCTCGCCCGGTTCAGCCTGGAGGACGCCGCCGACCGCCCGGTGAAGGGCTACTCCGGCGGCATGCGGCGCCGGCTCGACCTGGCCGGCGCGCTGGTGGCCAACCCGCCGGTGCTGTTCCTCGACGAGCCGACCACCGGGCTCGACCCGCGCGCCCGCACCGAGCTGTGGGACGTCATCACCGAGCTGGTCGCGGGCGGCACCACGCTGCTGCTCACCACGCAGTACCTGGAAGAGGCCGACCGGCTGGCCGACAGCATCGCCGTCGTCGACCACGGCCGGGTGATCGCCCGCGGCACGGCCGACGAGCTCAAGGACCTCGTGGGCGGCGAGCGGATCGAGCTGAGCGTCGGCACCCACGACGACGTCCTCGTGGCCCGTCGCGCGCTGGCCCGGCTGGCCAGCGGGGAGCCGCAGGCCGAGGCGTTCCGGCTCACCGTGCCCGTGACCCACGGCGCGAAAGCGCTTACCGAAGCACTGGCGATCCTGGCCGCGGAAGGCGTCGACGTCCGCGACGTCGGTGTCCGCCGTCCCACCCTCGACGACGTTTTCCTCACTCTGACCGGCCACGAGACGGCCGAACCCGCCGAAATCGCGAAGGAGGCCGTGTGA
- a CDS encoding GNAT family N-acetyltransferase, translating to MLRLAGARLLDDRDYPAVRAALAADPVGSCMVSARVEAAGLDPWRLGGELWAADSRPVRAGRLQGLCFSGPNLIPLRGNAPALRSFADRALRRQRTCSSLVGPAEQVLGLWDELEGEWGPAREVRDDQPLMALDSTPLVDADPLVRPVRPDELERYLPAAVSMFIEEVGVDPRSGDGGASYRARVTELIGAGRAFARFEDGEVVFKAEIGAMSATVGQIQGVWVHPDRRGDGLGTAGTAAVVNRLVRGLGRTASLYVNAFNTPALAAYRKIGFQQVGQYATVLF from the coding sequence GTGTTGCGGCTTGCAGGTGCACGGCTGCTCGATGATCGGGACTATCCGGCGGTCCGTGCCGCTCTGGCCGCGGATCCCGTGGGCAGCTGCATGGTCAGCGCGCGGGTCGAGGCTGCGGGCCTCGACCCGTGGCGGCTCGGTGGTGAGCTCTGGGCCGCCGACAGCCGTCCGGTCCGGGCCGGACGGCTCCAAGGGCTGTGCTTCTCCGGGCCGAACCTCATCCCGCTGCGCGGCAACGCGCCCGCGTTGCGTTCCTTCGCCGACCGCGCGCTGCGGCGCCAGCGCACCTGCTCGTCGCTGGTCGGCCCGGCCGAGCAGGTCCTCGGCCTGTGGGACGAGCTCGAAGGGGAGTGGGGCCCGGCTCGCGAGGTCCGCGACGACCAGCCGCTGATGGCCCTGGACAGCACACCGCTCGTCGACGCCGATCCGCTGGTGCGGCCGGTCCGGCCGGACGAGCTCGAGCGGTACCTGCCCGCGGCCGTCTCGATGTTCATCGAGGAGGTCGGCGTCGACCCGCGCAGCGGTGACGGCGGCGCCAGCTACCGGGCCCGGGTCACCGAGCTGATCGGGGCCGGCCGCGCGTTCGCCCGCTTCGAGGACGGCGAAGTCGTCTTCAAGGCCGAGATCGGCGCCATGTCGGCCACCGTCGGGCAGATCCAGGGCGTCTGGGTGCACCCGGACCGCCGCGGCGACGGGCTCGGCACCGCCGGCACCGCCGCGGTCGTGAACCGGCTCGTCCGCGGACTGGGCCGCACGGCGAGCCTGTACGTCAACGCCTTCAACACCCCCGCCCTCGCCGCTTACCGCAAGATCGGGTTCCAGCAGGTCGGCCAGTACGCGACGGTGCTGTTCTAA